From one Henningerozyma blattae CBS 6284 chromosome 1, complete genome genomic stretch:
- the PDR17 gene encoding phosphatidylinositol transporter (similar to Saccharomyces cerevisiae PDR17 (YNL264C); ancestral locus Anc_1.91), with amino-acid sequence MGLFSRKKEASPAVEKKDLISCEKVIISPPKEYGSPKPMPKITKEQDEAYRKLLTYFSDPKYELAVNTKDTSKRRALSPREKFWLTRECILRFLRAAKWHEENAIKNLEETMAWRREVGITYDSDENPLRGDTVAIENETGKEVLLGFDLDRRPLFYMKNGRQNTEPSFRQVQQLIYMMECVIALTPEGVEQITVLVDFKAYKEPGIISDKPPPLAITKLCIKVLQDYFPERLAKCILINIPWFVWAFLKMSYPFLDPRTREKAIFDEPFEKHVELTQLEAMYGGKLDFKYNHKVYWADLGKQCDTIRERQFGRFNKFGSVIGLSEWDLKGSNDEIRYPVDYASIT; translated from the coding sequence ATGGGTTTGTTTtctagaaaaaaagaagctTCACCAGCGGTGGAAAAGAAAGATTTGATTTCATGTGaaaaagtaataatttcaCCACCAAAGGAATATGGTAGTCCTAAACCAATGCCCAAAATCACCAAAGAGCAAGATGAGGCatatagaaaattattgacATATTTTTCAGATCCGAAATATGAATTGGCTGTTAATACAAAAGATACTTCTAAAAGGAGAGCTTTAAGTCCCAGAGAGAAATTTTGGTTAACTAGAGAGTGTATCTTGAGATTTCTTAGAGCTGCTAAATGGCATGAGGAAAAtgctattaaaaatttggaaGAAACGATGGCATGGAGAAGAGAAGTTGGAATCACTTATGATAGTGATGAAAACCCATTGAGAGGTGATACTGTGgctattgaaaatgaaactGGTAAAGAAGTCTTGTTAGGGTTTGATTTGGACAGAAGACCACTGTTTTATATGAAAAATGGTAGACAAAACACCGAACCTTCATTTAGACAAGTTCAACAGTTAATTTACATGATGGAATGTGTTATTGCGTTAACCCCAGAAGGTGTGGAACAAATAACTGTTTTAGTAGATTTCAAAGCTTATAAAGAACCAGGGATCATCTCTGATAAACCACCTCCTTTGGCCATCACAAAATTATGCATCAAGGTGTTACAAGATTACTTCCCAGAAAGATTGGCAAAATGTATTTTGATTAACATTCCATGGTTTGTTTGGGCATTCTTAAAGATGTCATATCCATTTTTAGATCCACGTACAAGAGAAAAGGCTATTTTCGATGAACCTTTTGAAAAACATGTTGAATTGACTCAATTGGAAGCCATGTATGGCGGGAAGTTggatttcaaatataaccATAAAGTATACTGGGCTGATTTGGGTAAACAATGTGATACCATTAGAGAAAGACAATTTGGAagatttaacaaatttgGATCCGTGATAGGGTTAAGTGAATGGGATTTGAAAGGTTCTAATGACGAAATCAGATACCCTGTTGATTACGCTAGCATCACTTAA
- the YIF1 gene encoding protein transporter YIF1 (similar to Saccharomyces cerevisiae YIF1 (YNL263C); ancestral locus Anc_1.93) yields MSYNPYSYGDNTGNINDRFVHNEHMQGVTSPFQQPNIQSQVPPQQAQQAYMNQQQSQQQGPQMNPVMGAFQDPGASMAYQLGQTAFSNFIGRDNFSQFQDTMSKAAGNAASLSHYFQVTTSYVMQKVRLILFPFISKNNWQRIPDSQVNSAGTLTFLPPRDDVNSPDMYIPIMGLVTYILVWNTQRGLQGSFNPENLYYKLSSTLAFVCLDLIILKLGLYLLVNTNSPTTILTELICYVGYKFVPLTLVLFLPKSPFYLTIILKVYLFIAFGVFLLRSVKFNLFNTPGDDLASVKKSTVKKCNYFLFVYGFFWQSVLMWLIS; encoded by the coding sequence ATGTCTTACAATCCATATTCTTACGGTGATAACACCGGTAATATAAATGACCGATTTGTTCACAATGAACATATGCAAGGCGTTACTTCACCATTTCAACAACCAAATATTCAATCACAAGTCCCACCACAACAAGCACAACAGGCATATATGAACCAGCAACAATCACAGCAACAAGGTCCTCAAATGAATCCAGTCATGGGCGCATTCCAAGACCCTGGAGCTTCCATGGCTTATCAACTAGGTCAAACAGctttttctaatttcatTGGTAGGGATAATTTCTCACAATTCCAAGATACGATGTCTAAGGCTGCTGGTAATGCAGCTTCTTTATCTCACTATTTTCAAGTCACCACATCATACGTTATGCAAAAAGTTagattaattttattccCATTCATCAGCAAGAATAATTGGCAACGTATTCCAGATTCACAAGTTAATAGTGCCGGAACTTTAACATTTTTACCACCAAGAGATGATGTCAATTCACCAGATATGTACATTCCAATTATGGGTTTAGTGACATACATTTTGGTTTGGAATACTCAAAGAGGTTTACAAGGTTCATTTAATCcagaaaatttatattataaattatccTCTACTTTGGCGTTTGTCTGTCTggatttaattattttaaaactaGGCCTATACCTTTTAGTTAATACCAACTCTCCCACTACAATTTTAACCGAATTGATCTGTTATGTGGGTTATAAATTTGTTCCATTGACATTAGTATTATTCTTACCAAAGTCTCCCTTCTATTtaacaattatattaaaagtttaTCTGTTTATTGCATTTggtgtatttttattaagatctgtgaaatttaatttatttaatacaCCAGGTGATGATCTAGCAAGTGTTAAGAAATCGACTGTCAAAAAATGcaattatttcttatttgtATATGGATTTTTCTGGCAAAGTGTATTAATGTGGCTAATTTCTTGA
- the TBLA0A05540 gene encoding uncharacterized protein (similar to Saccharomyces cerevisiae YGL140C; ancestral locus Anc_1.90), translating to MYNKFHYGIYFCLIPIVRNRLGTEPGMLPLISVIVHPGRRVSGTMHGTLYCITGLIFGLAWSIFGRFLGQQCLGSYWKTMTEAEIYKQHFIRYQSALGIMAMFEVIMLFIHGWMRSVNHLYFGIVFPFFLVVHFVFMAPLTQSNATIANSFATPFYFGIALSIFFNLTIFPEFGSTYLGNSIVDTLNHFHKLIDHSTNFFVSVENEDLRGTLYNKLPNSLGKLNTMRSAISKKVSNCGLVFHESLYEISYSYVSPEKLENVIENIRPLSVYVNGLVDACQLKFTLLNKNKISDDLNNNDTYNNNNKDKTESDFSMDMKINQEIEYADVKKLLTILDKVRPSIVEIHTILSECIYDAKLTLAYVYDVNLKKVRSCSMFKNGNFKTFRNKTQVRDEIDLNESIRRLEDALLEYGTVFREDLTELGLDFLKPEDEMFLFSSFLINFKQTIESVLIILRTINELSSIRKRQEAKGWIRGKKIWIHFMRNFTTFKMWLFKSYSSGNTVTESEALRGVVGESFTANSTFVNRMPFEEIQAVKNMKGEDLQPSKSQDTSKENEADITTFDLTNKKSHRFYKDKEYISELTIFSKMTISVRDFCMRSKFHFRFGFQVVIALMVCSFPIFTPKYRSWYRNYRGTWMGFVCILSMEPSIGDTLWVFFLRGAGVLIGSAWAYLSYVAGVNQTNPYLETIITCFGSAPGFYFFLGTPYVKAAIIQIISIYVVMLAAILPSNVPGGILLNFAKRCLAIGYGGGIGLAVQYLFFPLKARDMLNTEISYVCGCVAEMELIHATALEGQNLSESLTDIGLDNYLKVSQSAKAALGRASTYKKLARQEPRIKGEYTSIENVFTQIIFILGQIIDRMDNIALLRANIGSAIIEELNDLVHPYRREVVASISCILRCLQEAFINKTPLPQYLPSARIKHRRLVNSVRQILSHRYRKEINAINNTANKRRMSSKSIYNEETYLSDGNEDEDIIITTSSKKLRQGKQFETAHEFYLKERFLSWNATSSALEEIIAYIEELVKLTRILVGVNAFKYGFLSRPLYEEWAAEAVQDFDTFLYNQQNNSNNNTTDDSVSHEPTPVFGQTPEGIVSDTLASSDEENSFETLDSLPEQPQQYVGDDSDLELGNGNQFLHNLERIPTIKLQEAQQNVQSSYRKRAFSIGTFNDDTSMPLATLLRRKTTEYMDDVTDDDYEDDANMISDIPLALKRIISNKSKHRG from the coding sequence atgtACAATAAATTCCACTATggcatttatttttgtttaatacCCATTGTAAGAAACAGATTAGGTACGGAGCCTGGTATGTTGCCGTTGATTTCAGTTATTGTTCATCCAGGTAGACGTGTGAGTGGTACTATGCATGGCACTCTATATTGTATAACAGGGTTGATATTTGGTTTAGCATGGTCAATCTTTGGTAGATTCTTGGGCCAACAATGTTTGGGATCTTATTGGAAAACTATGACAGAAGCAGAAATTTATAAACAACATTTCATCAGATACCAATCTGCTTTGGGTATAATGGCGATGTTTGAAGTAATCATGCTGTTCATCCATGGCTGGATGAGATCTGTTAACCATTTGTATTTTGGTATCGTGTTCCCCTTTTTCTTAGTAGTGCATTTCGTCTTTATGGCCCCTTTGACTCAGTCAAACGCCACTATTGCAAATTCATTTGCTACCCCGTTTTATTTTGGGATCGCATTAAgtatctttttcaatttaacGATATTTCCTGAATTTGGTAGTACATATTTGGGGAATTCCATCGTTGATACATTAAATCATTTCcataaattaattgatcattcaacaaatttttttgtttctgTGGAGAATGAAGATCTAAGAGGTACACTTTATAATAAACTGCCTAACTCACTGGGAAAATTGAATACTATGAGATCTgcaatttctaaaaaagtttcaaaCTGTGGGCTAGTGTTCCATGAATCTTTATATGAAATTTCTTATTCATATGTGTCTCcagaaaaattagaaaatgttATTGAAAACATTAGACCTTTATCAGTTTATGTTAATGGTCTTGTTGATGCTTgtcaattgaaatttacgctattgaataaaaataagatttctgatgatttgaataataatgatacttataataataataataaagataagaCCGAATCGGACTTTAGTATGGATATGAAAATTAATCAAGAAATTGAGTATGCAgatgtaaaaaaattattaaccATTCTTGATAAAGTTCGTCCTTCTATAGTAGAAATACATACTATATTAAGTGAATGTATTTATGATGCTAAATTAACTTTAGCTTATGTGTATGATGTTAACCTAAAGAAAGTTAGATCATGTTCTATGTTTAAAAATGggaattttaaaacttttagGAATAAAACTCAAGTTAGAGATGAAAtagatttaaatgaatcaaTTCGAAGATTAGAAGATGCATTGTTAGAATATGGCACAGTATTTAGGGAAGATTTAACTGAATTAGGTTTGGATTTCTTAAAGCCTGAAGATGAAATGTTTTTATTCTCATCatttttgattaattttaaacaaaCTATCGAATCTGTTTTAATTATTCTGAGGacaattaatgaattatcttcaattagaaaaagaCAAGAAGCTAAAGGGTGGATTCGtgggaaaaaaatttggattCATTTTATGAGAAATTTCACAACATTTAAGATGTGGCtatttaaatcatattCTAGTGGGAATACTGTTACAGAAAGTGAAGCATTGAGAGGTGTTGTAGGAGAAAGTTTTACTGCTAATTCTACTTTTGTAAATAGAATGccatttgaagaaattcaagctgtaaaaaatatgaaaggTGAAGATTTACAACCTAGCAAAAGTCAAGATACTTCCAAAGAGAATGAAGCTGATATCACTACTTTTGATctaactaataaaaaatccCATCGGTTttataaagataaagaataCATTAGCGAATTAACTATTTTCTCCAAAATGACAATTTCAGTAAGAGATTTCTGTATGAGatcaaaatttcattttagATTTGGTTTTCAAGTGGTTATCGCTTTGATGGTATGTTCATTCCCAATATTTACACCAAAATACAGATCCTGGTACAGAAATTATCGTGGTACATGGATGGGTTTCGTTTGTATATTATCAATGGAACCTTCAATTGGTGATACATTGTGGGTATTTTTCTTACGTGGGGCTGGTGTTCTAATTGGTTCTGCGTGGGCATATTTATCATATGTTGCTGGTGTTAATCAAACAAATCCGTACTTAGAAACTATAATCACTTGTTTCGGCTCAGCACCAgggttttattttttcttgggTACGCCTTATGTTAAAGCAgcaattattcaaattattagtatttatGTGGTGATGCTAGCTGCAATTTTACCATCTAATGTTCCAGGTGGGattcttttgaattttgcCAAGAGATGTTTGGCTATTGGTTATGGTGGTGGTATTGGTTTAGCTGTAcaatatctattttttcctttaaaaGCTAGGGATATGCTAAACACAGAAATATCCTATGTTTGTGGATGTGTAGCGGAAATGGAATTAATACATGCCACAGCATTAGAAGGTCAAAATTTGAGTGAAAGCTTAACTGATATTGGTCttgataattatttaaaagtatCTCAAAGTGCTAAAGCTGCATTAGGGAGAGCTTCTACTTACAAAAAGTTAGCAAGACAAGAACCTCGTATTAAAGGTGAGTATACGTCGATTGAAAATGTTTTTACTCaaattatctttatattGGGGCAAATTATCGATCGAATGGATAATATTGCGTTATTGAGAGCAAACATTGGTAGTGCAATTATcgaagaattaaatgatcTGGTACATCCATATAGAAGGGAAGTCGTTGCAAGTATTTCTTGTATATTGAGATGTCTTCAAGAAGcatttattaataagaCTCCATTGCCTCAATATTTACCTAGTGCAAGAATAAAGCACAGAAGGTTGGTTAACTCTGTTCGTCAAATCTTGAGCCATAGGTATcgtaaagaaattaatgcAATAAATAACACCGCTAACAAGAGAAGGATGAGTAGCAAATCTATTTACAATGAAGAGACATACCTTTCTGATGgtaatgaagatgaagatattattattactacttcttccaaaaaattaagacaAGGAAAACAATTTGAAACAGCGCatgaattttatttgaaagaacGATTCCTAAGTTGGAATGCAACAAGTTCTGCGCTAGAAGAGATTATTGCCTATATTGAAGAACTAGTTAAGCTAACTCGTATTCTAGTTGGTGTTAATGCATTTAAATATGGATTTTTATCAAGGCCCTTATATGAAGAATGGGCCGCAGAAGCCGTCCAAGATTTTGATACTTTCCTCTATAACCAACAGAATaacagtaataataacactACAGATGATAGCGTTTCGCATGAGCCCACACCTGTTTTTGGACAGACCCCTGAAGGGATTGTGTCAGATACATTAGCCTCTagtgatgaagaaaattcTTTTGAGACACTGGACAGCTTACCAGAACAACCTCAACAGTATGTGGGTGATGATTCTGATTTGGAACTTGGTAATGGTAACCAATTCCTTCATAATTTGGAACGTATACCAACAATAAAATTACAAGAGGCTCAGCAAAACGTGCAAAGTTCTTACCGTAAGAGGGCGTTTTCCATTGGTACTTTCAACGACGATACTTCTATGCCATTAGCCACACTATTAAGAAGGAAAACTACAGAATACATGGATGACGTAACAGACGACGACTACGAAGATGACGCCAACATGATTTCTGATATTCCACTGGCACTGAAGAGAATAATAAGCAATAAGAGTAAGCATCGAGGTTGA
- the CWC23 gene encoding U2-type spliceosomal complex subunit CWC23 (similar to Saccharomyces cerevisiae CWC23 (YGL128C); ancestral locus Anc_1.92) produces the protein MSKELQQIIENKVNLYDILGFHNNNSTITSNEIKKRYRSLALKYHPDKTPNDLTLVEKFHKITIALNILTNNQLKTEYDKWLNSYLLIQRRNDDVSSERKILMEKLTTQEVTEKQKNLINRNDNYSRDLGKIQEYGESLRKLKQFKMPYGDWRNLNRVSKPNIKPEWKDVALNNDVNTLRIEVENLPHSELGHLGLDLQISKKDQLQSYLENSLGLQFEELYYSSRNNFQNDDTIVAYAVFQKTADSKKVFQLWESNSIQSPLIVNISPLIPVSFYHNIKIPKDSDKLNRSILDQLSKTTFSSSTTIHILDD, from the coding sequence atgTCTAAGGAGTTACAACAAATTATAGAGAATAAAGTAAATCTTTATGATATTTTAGGATTccacaataataattccacAATAActtctaatgaaataaagaaaagataTAGAAGTTTagcattaaaatatcatccTGATAAAACCCCCAATGATCTTACATTAGTAGAGAAGTTTCATAAAATCACAATTGCACTTAACatattaacaaataatcaattgaaaacaGAATATGATAAATGGTTAAATAGTTATCTGTTAATCCAACGCAGAAATGATGATGTCAGTAgtgaaagaaaaattttgatgGAAAAACTGACCACTCAAGAAGTTActgaaaaacaaaaaaatttgatcaATAGAAATGACAATTATTCACGAGATCTAggaaaaattcaagaatatGGTGAATCTCTTCGAAAATTGAAGCAATTTAAAATGCCATACGGAGATTGGAGAAATCTTAATCGAGTATCAAAACCAAATATTAAGCCGGAATGGAAAGATGTAGCgttaaataatgatgttAATACTTTAAGGATCGAAGTAGAAAATTTACCTCATTCAGAACTGGGTCATCTAGGATTAGATTTACAAATATCCAAGAAGGATCAATTACAATCATATCTCGAAAACTCCCTTGGGTTacaatttgaagaattgtACTATTCATCTAGAAATAATTTCCAAAACGATGATACAATTGTGGCATATGCTGTATTCCAAAAAACGGCAGATTCTAAAAAAGTATTTCAACTCTGGGAAAGCAATAGCATACAGTCACCACTTATTGTCAATATCTCTCCCTTGATCCCTGTTTCATTTTATCATAACATTAAAATACCTAAAGATTCTGATAAACTAAACAGATCCATTCTAGATCAATTATCCAAGACAACTTTCTCATCTTCTACCACTATCCACATTCTTGACGACTAG